One stretch of Bacteroidota bacterium DNA includes these proteins:
- the hemB gene encoding porphobilinogen synthase, whose protein sequence is MADTKITIESNQRLRRMRMTPAFRSMVRETELAPNDFIYPLFVVPGKNIKREISSMPGVYQQSIDELVNDSIETYKLGIPAVILFGIPDHKDEVGSGAYDENGIIQQAVRALKKEVPELVVITDVCLCEYTSHGHCGIVHGDEIVNDASVELLTREALTHAQAGADMIAPSDMFDGRVGAIRKILDDNNFKNTPIMSYAAKYASGYYGPFREAAESTPKFGDRRSHQMDPANSNEALREVEQDIREGADIIMVKPALAYMDIIRRVKDTFNIPTAAYNVSGEYSMIKAAARNGWIDEERVMMETLIGMRRAGADLILTYFAKDAAKVLARK, encoded by the coding sequence ATGGCTGATACAAAAATAACAATTGAATCGAACCAACGTCTTCGCAGAATGAGAATGACTCCTGCGTTTCGCAGTATGGTGCGGGAAACGGAGTTAGCACCGAACGATTTTATTTATCCATTGTTCGTCGTTCCGGGAAAGAATATCAAACGAGAAATATCATCAATGCCTGGTGTGTATCAACAATCCATCGATGAGCTAGTTAACGATAGTATTGAAACGTATAAATTAGGAATTCCCGCAGTGATTCTTTTCGGCATACCGGATCATAAGGACGAGGTTGGCAGCGGAGCATACGACGAAAACGGAATTATTCAACAGGCAGTCCGGGCTTTAAAGAAAGAAGTTCCCGAACTTGTCGTTATCACCGACGTATGTCTCTGCGAATATACTTCGCACGGGCATTGTGGTATTGTTCATGGTGACGAGATTGTCAACGATGCATCAGTGGAACTGTTAACGAGAGAAGCATTGACCCATGCACAGGCGGGCGCAGATATGATTGCTCCGTCCGATATGTTCGACGGTCGTGTCGGTGCAATTCGCAAAATATTGGATGACAATAATTTTAAGAATACTCCGATTATGTCTTACGCTGCAAAATACGCGTCAGGATATTATGGACCGTTCCGAGAGGCGGCTGAAAGCACACCGAAGTTTGGTGACCGCCGTTCGCATCAAATGGATCCGGCAAATTCTAACGAAGCGCTCCGTGAAGTGGAGCAGGATATTCGTGAAGGGGCTGACATTATTATGGTGAAGCCCGCTCTTGCGTATATGGATATCATCCGCAGAGTAAAGGATACATTCAATATTCCTACCGCAGCGTATAATGTCAGCGGCGAATATTCAATGATTAAAGCGGCCGCGCGAAATGGCTGGATTGATGAAGAGCGAGTAATGATGGAAACACTCATCGGTATGAGGCGTGCGGGAGCCGACCTTATCTTAACGTATTTTGCAAAAGATGCCGCAAAAGTATTGGCGAGGAAATAA
- the hemL gene encoding glutamate-1-semialdehyde 2,1-aminomutase — protein sequence MNTKKSDTLFERAQQFIPGGVNSPVRAFKSVGRNPVFIKKALGSKMWDEDGNEYIDFVGSWGPMILGHAHPLIIEAIQKTAIDGTSFGAATEREVEMAELIHSIMPAVEMVRMVNSGTEATMSAIRLARAFTKRNKIIKFDGCYHGHADSFLIKAGSGAATFGVPDSPGVTSSVASQTLVADFNNIQSVQALVDAHRGDVAAIIVEPVVGNMGCIPPQGNFLTELRTLCTRENILLIFDEVMTGFRVALGGAQQLYNITPDLTTLGKIIGGGLPVGAYGGKKEIMQQIAPSGPVYQAGTLSGNPLAMAAGMTLLNILKNDSSIYTQLEQKGSTLEKQILRIAKDKNLPLTVNRVGSMFTLFFTKNEVHNANDARSCNTVKFGEYFRLMLEQGIYLPPSQFEAAFISASHSEEDIERTIQSIQKCLMTI from the coding sequence ATGAACACAAAAAAATCCGATACATTATTTGAAAGAGCACAACAATTCATTCCGGGAGGAGTCAATTCACCCGTGCGGGCGTTTAAATCTGTCGGCAGGAATCCTGTCTTCATAAAAAAAGCACTCGGTTCAAAAATGTGGGATGAAGATGGAAATGAATATATCGATTTTGTCGGATCATGGGGTCCGATGATACTCGGACATGCACATCCGCTCATTATTGAAGCGATTCAAAAAACCGCAATTGATGGAACAAGTTTTGGAGCAGCAACGGAACGTGAAGTGGAAATGGCCGAACTAATCCATTCCATAATGCCTGCAGTGGAAATGGTTCGAATGGTGAATTCAGGTACGGAAGCTACAATGAGTGCTATCCGTTTGGCTCGCGCATTTACCAAACGAAACAAGATCATAAAATTTGACGGATGTTATCACGGTCATGCCGATTCATTTTTAATTAAAGCGGGATCAGGTGCGGCAACATTCGGTGTTCCGGATAGTCCCGGTGTTACATCATCGGTAGCTAGTCAAACGCTTGTTGCAGATTTTAATAATATCCAATCGGTTCAAGCGCTTGTCGATGCTCATAGAGGAGATGTTGCGGCAATCATTGTCGAGCCGGTTGTTGGAAATATGGGATGTATTCCACCACAAGGAAATTTTTTGACTGAACTTCGCACCTTATGTACTCGAGAAAATATTCTTTTAATCTTCGATGAAGTGATGACAGGTTTTCGTGTAGCACTTGGAGGAGCTCAACAATTATATAATATTACACCTGATCTTACCACACTCGGAAAGATCATCGGTGGCGGCCTGCCAGTGGGAGCGTATGGAGGAAAGAAAGAAATCATGCAGCAGATTGCACCTTCAGGTCCGGTGTATCAGGCGGGAACCTTGTCGGGGAATCCATTGGCGATGGCTGCAGGTATGACGCTATTGAACATCTTAAAAAATGACAGTTCGATATACACGCAATTGGAGCAAAAAGGATCAACATTAGAGAAACAGATTCTGCGTATCGCGAAAGATAAAAATCTTCCCCTTACGGTGAACAGAGTCGGATCAATGTTTACCCTATTCTTTACCAAAAACGAAGTGCATAATGCGAATGATGCACGGAGTTGTAATACAGTGAAGTTCGGTGAATATTTTCGGCTCATGTTGGAACAAGGAATCTATCTGCCGCCGTCTCAATTTGAAGCAGCTTTTATTTCGGCATCGCATTCGGAGGAGGATATTGAACGAACAATCCAATCGATACAGAAATGCCTCATGACGATATAG